A single window of Halosolutus gelatinilyticus DNA harbors:
- a CDS encoding ABC transporter substrate-binding protein has translation MAEQGPIRGVPTRRDAIKFGGAIVGGGVLAGCLGGEPSESESDGSSSGTDSYSVTMSPVGEVTFDAVPETVFTVFTQYADMAVALGYGDAVNAVYVPEMSGTTMNHYYHHLDGVSFEWEDLHDPLTDGLSKELLYELNSDVHLVDPAWVSTQDGWNDGDITEVGNQLAPWFGNFYSGTRAAAPDGYADYEYYGLWDLFGKVAEVFRERSRYEALAAVHEDLLDRIERELPPESERPTAVRVTFDAEAGVFYTYHLNKPGYWLADTRPLGAIDAFADADWDGLWGQVDYEVMAEADPDVILHLWGMTPSYSMADVRAALEDDPVGRDLTAVKTDRVYAQGMRYQGPIMNLFQIEMTAKQLYPDVFGEWPAYEDGDPYPEIPDDERLFDRDRVAAVVNGEV, from the coding sequence ATGGCAGAACAGGGCCCGATTCGCGGGGTACCGACGCGCAGAGACGCAATCAAGTTCGGCGGTGCGATCGTCGGGGGCGGCGTGCTGGCCGGCTGTCTCGGCGGGGAGCCGTCCGAATCGGAATCGGACGGCTCGTCTTCGGGGACCGACTCGTATTCGGTAACGATGTCGCCGGTGGGGGAGGTGACGTTCGACGCCGTTCCGGAGACCGTGTTCACGGTGTTCACCCAGTATGCGGATATGGCGGTGGCGCTCGGATACGGCGACGCCGTCAACGCGGTGTACGTTCCCGAGATGTCAGGGACGACGATGAACCACTACTACCACCACCTCGACGGCGTTTCCTTCGAGTGGGAGGACCTCCACGATCCGCTGACCGACGGGCTTTCGAAGGAACTGCTCTACGAACTGAACAGCGACGTCCACCTCGTGGATCCGGCTTGGGTGTCGACGCAGGACGGCTGGAACGACGGTGACATCACAGAGGTTGGGAATCAGCTCGCACCGTGGTTCGGAAACTTTTACAGCGGGACGCGGGCGGCCGCACCCGACGGATACGCCGACTACGAGTACTACGGTCTGTGGGATCTGTTCGGGAAGGTGGCGGAGGTGTTCCGCGAGCGGTCTCGCTACGAAGCGCTCGCGGCCGTCCACGAGGACCTCCTCGATCGGATCGAACGCGAGTTGCCGCCGGAGAGCGAGCGACCGACGGCCGTCCGCGTCACCTTCGACGCCGAGGCCGGGGTGTTCTACACCTACCACCTCAACAAACCGGGATACTGGCTGGCGGACACGCGTCCGCTGGGGGCGATCGACGCCTTCGCCGACGCGGACTGGGACGGTCTTTGGGGACAGGTGGACTACGAGGTGATGGCCGAGGCCGATCCAGACGTCATCCTCCACCTCTGGGGAATGACGCCCTCTTACAGCATGGCGGACGTGCGCGCGGCCCTGGAGGACGACCCGGTCGGGCGTGACCTGACGGCGGTCAAAACCGATCGAGTGTACGCACAAGGGATGCGCTACCAGGGGCCGATCATGAACCTGTTCCAGATCGAGATGACCGCGAAACAGCTCTACCCGGACGTGTTCGGGGAGTGGCCGGCGTACGAAGACGGCGATCCGTATCCGGAGATTCCGGACGACGAGCGCCTGTTCGATCGCGATCGGGTCGCGGCCGTCGTCAACGGAGAGGTCTGA
- a CDS encoding NAD(P)/FAD-dependent oxidoreductase: protein MAATNPDDPGESNAHDRDVVIVGGGPAGCSAGLFCAREGLETVIFDRGRSSIKRCAYLENYLGFPGGVDVETLYGLMHAHADAAGCEIVPDLVESIERAGDAEFIVEPQEGKPITATRVIAATRYDGEYMRGLDDDEAMFVTYDHHGENEEYFDTSYAARDGTTPVDGLYVASPSEEDDQAITAAGRGARVAKCVVADARVDGDWWPGVAERVDWVRREAERTDEWADRETWIEWFDDSFAEDAPIDPESERFRRVREAYVDEALAGYLTAAAIDERTDAGHEALASHLDPEAIVEALDEETLLDVIDDASIRAYAADGE, encoded by the coding sequence ATGGCCGCCACGAACCCTGACGACCCCGGCGAGTCGAACGCGCACGATCGCGACGTGGTCATCGTGGGTGGCGGTCCGGCGGGTTGTTCGGCCGGCCTCTTCTGCGCCCGCGAGGGCCTCGAGACGGTTATCTTCGACCGCGGCCGATCCTCGATCAAGCGCTGTGCCTACCTGGAGAACTACCTCGGCTTTCCCGGCGGGGTCGACGTCGAGACGCTGTACGGGCTGATGCACGCCCACGCCGACGCCGCGGGCTGTGAGATCGTCCCCGATCTCGTCGAGTCGATCGAACGTGCCGGCGACGCGGAATTTATCGTCGAACCCCAGGAGGGCAAACCGATCACCGCGACGCGAGTGATCGCCGCAACCCGCTACGACGGCGAGTACATGCGCGGACTCGACGACGACGAGGCGATGTTCGTGACATATGACCACCACGGCGAGAACGAAGAGTACTTCGACACGAGCTACGCGGCACGCGACGGGACGACGCCCGTCGACGGGCTCTACGTCGCCTCGCCGTCGGAGGAGGACGACCAGGCGATCACGGCGGCCGGTCGCGGTGCGCGCGTCGCGAAGTGCGTCGTCGCCGACGCCCGCGTCGACGGCGACTGGTGGCCGGGCGTCGCGGAGCGTGTCGACTGGGTGCGACGGGAGGCGGAACGCACCGACGAGTGGGCCGATCGCGAGACGTGGATCGAGTGGTTCGACGACTCGTTCGCGGAGGACGCGCCGATCGATCCCGAATCGGAACGGTTCCGACGGGTTCGCGAGGCGTACGTCGACGAGGCGCTGGCGGGGTACCTGACAGCGGCGGCGATCGACGAGCGGACCGACGCGGGCCACGAGGCGCTCGCCAGCCACCTCGATCCGGAGGCGATCGTCGAGGCCCTGGACGAGGAGACGCTGCTTGACGTCATCGACGACGCCAGCATCCGAGCATACGCCGCCGACGGCGAGTGA
- a CDS encoding DUF7551 domain-containing protein produces the protein MIGNTLGDIRVYIESLATESGRYFLVCGRTGDRPVPAAGLSFENRAVARAAARATEQYRAALRRYDPQVPTYDVIICEELPDDPPGRDRRWAADVDGDDPRRRPESAPIPRERRGAIDFCHTVAGVVFEAIAASSHAGLQTAVMETYLDVAETIDHPDELCLRLLESIATELDARLDPAEQASLLARAATTLPIESDRRGSRDEFESLVDVLAELQSVGLLDSARVSLAPDDFGSSGWSCSVRLEGYSLAAAPERIVTLPIVVELFARLSTRSITITDAERIDRPSPVAWRVRITTAETAHPRGLVCIRDRS, from the coding sequence ATGATTGGAAACACACTGGGCGACATCCGCGTGTACATCGAGTCCCTCGCGACGGAATCGGGACGGTACTTCCTTGTCTGCGGACGGACGGGGGATCGTCCGGTTCCCGCAGCCGGACTGTCCTTCGAGAACCGAGCGGTGGCCCGCGCCGCGGCGCGAGCGACCGAACAGTACCGCGCAGCCTTGCGTCGGTACGATCCGCAGGTCCCCACGTACGACGTGATCATCTGCGAGGAGCTTCCGGACGATCCGCCCGGCCGCGATCGACGATGGGCGGCCGACGTCGACGGCGACGACCCGCGGCGAAGACCCGAATCGGCGCCGATCCCGAGAGAGCGACGCGGTGCGATCGACTTCTGTCACACCGTCGCCGGCGTCGTTTTCGAGGCGATCGCCGCGTCGTCGCACGCCGGACTCCAGACCGCGGTCATGGAGACGTACCTCGACGTCGCCGAGACGATCGACCACCCCGACGAGCTCTGTCTGCGACTCCTCGAAAGCATCGCGACGGAACTCGACGCCCGACTCGACCCCGCCGAACAGGCCTCCCTGCTCGCCAGGGCGGCGACGACCCTGCCGATCGAGTCCGATCGTCGGGGGAGCCGCGACGAGTTCGAATCGCTCGTCGACGTACTCGCGGAGCTGCAGTCCGTCGGGTTGCTCGATTCGGCCCGCGTCTCGCTTGCTCCGGACGACTTCGGTTCGTCGGGCTGGTCCTGCTCGGTTCGGCTCGAAGGCTATTCGCTCGCCGCCGCGCCCGAGCGGATCGTGACGCTCCCGATCGTCGTCGAACTGTTCGCGAGACTGTCGACGCGGTCGATAACGATCACTGACGCCGAGCGGATCGATCGACCCTCGCCGGTCGCGTGGCGCGTGCGGATCACCACCGCCGAAACGGCCCATCCGCGCGGGCTCGTCTGCATCCGGGACCGTTCGTAA